Below is a genomic region from Eupeodes corollae chromosome 1, idEupCoro1.1, whole genome shotgun sequence.
GGTTAACAACAGTCTTTTACGTGGGCTTCGTACGTGGAGATTATTTTCTAAAAGCCGCCTGCGAATAGTCACTACACTAACATCCAGATTTAAGTACATTTGGATCTCAAAGGACGAGTCAGAAggcaaaattttactaaacctGACAATACGACTATCGTCTATGGTGGCCAGTTTCCTCTTCCTTCAGGTTTCGGTTCGTTCGTTATTATTCATGGCGTTCGCTATCATCGGAACTGTACAGCTTATTTTGCCTTGGACTTCTGCATATGTTTAGACTTCTcttctcaatttttgtttaagttcacattttttttaacttgaacaATGCTTTCCACTGTCcactttatcaaattttaagatgaaaatacttctttttaactcttcataaaattatgtttttaagtttaacaaaaataatgtaaaaatataaatattacaaTGTAGATCGACTctactattattttgaacacaactgtatggtTTAACTAATGTAATGAAATTTCCTCATCAACTTTTAACTGcttttaaataatagaaaaatgtacttacTCTCCAGCACCGATTGACAAACAATCAACATTGCCtttaatgaaatacaaattttcaccaGTCCAATGGAATACTTTGTAACTGGGATTGAATTTGTACAATAATGACTCTCCGGTACCATAAAAATGATCAGATACATGAAGTGAACAGGATGTCAGAGCTCcaaaaacctttataaaaattaatttaaaaaaaaaaacattaaataaataaattatcacaTAAAAAGTCAATAACTTACATTGTGATCTGTGTCTTGGATTACAATTAATACAGGACTTTCTAGCCTCTGCATTTTTCTGTAGAGAGAATTTAACGAGAAACCATGCTGCGATGTGCTAAATACTAATGACCAAGAATAGCCTTCGGCTCTTGCAGGTAGATGTGTACATAATTTTTCgctaaacataaataaaaataaaaatatttgtttaattagttaaaaaatcattatattAAACAAATCTAAGCTTACCGGTGTTCTTCTGTTAGGATTTCTGTTGTTCCAATAAGATCAGGAATTGGGAATTCCAAATCAAACGACCCCGTTGTGAAGAGAGATGCTTTTCTGTATTCGTCCGTAGTTATAGACAGaacctattattttttttaatttaattaaaaaaaagaagaatattagTTGGTTGTTATAAATCATGgttgaaaatacaaaatcaagtgTAAATGTAAAAGTGTTTGTGTATACAGCAGCATaaaggtattttatttattaataatgtgACACTACAACGAAAAATCtaaattctcaaaaacaaagagttttcaactgaaaaactataaacatctatacatttattatattaattaattaactagcAGCGATTGTGTAGAttgtttacatacattttttttaatattattgtgtataagttttttgatgtggagatttattttttagggATTGAAGAGTTTTAATTGtaatgtaggtatatttttatgaaGAGTTTTAATCTAAGAATACATTCAAAAACATACATAGTTTAGAGGAGTTCTTtagtataatattttaatttaaaatacattttcaggGAATTTGGAACTACGTTAAGAAATTATAGAAGGCAAGAGTGAAATTTAGAGAATAATGTGGTTTTTGAGGATAGTTTATTTCCTATAAcacaaatttcgaaaatatgATCATGACT
It encodes:
- the LOC129954025 gene encoding TLD domain-containing protein 2 isoform X14, which codes for MDQSPTNTSITSITSATTTTTSSTTKMGGKSIRFAKLAKYIKKKVLSITTDEYRKASLFTTGSFDLEFPIPDLIGTTEILTEEHREKLCTHLPARAEGYSWSLVFSTSQHGFSLNSLYRKMQRLESPVLIVIQDTDHNVFGALTSCSLHVSDHFYGTGESLLYKFNPSYKVFHWTGENLYFIKGNVDCLSIGAGDGRFGLWLDGDLNQGRSQSCSTYGNEPLSPQEDFVVKTLECWAFV
- the LOC129954025 gene encoding TLD domain-containing protein 2 isoform X15; the encoded protein is MPQLNGIASEVNQLKQISEFRDTLCTFTIVYISSFPTKLVLSITTDEYRKASLFTTGSFDLEFPIPDLIGTTEILTEEHREKLCTHLPARAEGYSWSLVFSTSQHGFSLNSLYRKMQRLESPVLIVIQDTDHNVFGALTSCSLHVSDHFYGTGESLLYKFNPSYKVFHWTGENLYFIKGNVDCLSIGAGDGRFGLWLDGDLNQGRSQSCSTYGNEPLSPQEDFVVKTLECWAFV
- the LOC129954025 gene encoding TLD domain-containing protein 2 isoform X22 — encoded protein: MVLSITTDEYRKASLFTTGSFDLEFPIPDLIGTTEILTEEHREKLCTHLPARAEGYSWSLVFSTSQHGFSLNSLYRKMQRLESPVLIVIQDTDHNVFGALTSCSLHVSDHFYGTGESLLYKFNPSYKVFHWTGENLYFIKGNVDCLSIGAGDGRFGLWLDGDLNQGRSQSCSTYGNEPLSPQEDFVVKTLECWAFV
- the LOC129954025 gene encoding TLD domain-containing protein 2 isoform X17, with the protein product MCELINPVVDRQVLSITTDEYRKASLFTTGSFDLEFPIPDLIGTTEILTEEHREKLCTHLPARAEGYSWSLVFSTSQHGFSLNSLYRKMQRLESPVLIVIQDTDHNVFGALTSCSLHVSDHFYGTGESLLYKFNPSYKVFHWTGENLYFIKGNVDCLSIGAGDGRFGLWLDGDLNQGRSQSCSTYGNEPLSPQEDFVVKTLECWAFV
- the LOC129954025 gene encoding TLD domain-containing protein 2 isoform X19, translating into MIYLLLIMVLSITTDEYRKASLFTTGSFDLEFPIPDLIGTTEILTEEHREKLCTHLPARAEGYSWSLVFSTSQHGFSLNSLYRKMQRLESPVLIVIQDTDHNVFGALTSCSLHVSDHFYGTGESLLYKFNPSYKVFHWTGENLYFIKGNVDCLSIGAGDGRFGLWLDGDLNQGRSQSCSTYGNEPLSPQEDFVVKTLECWAFV
- the LOC129954025 gene encoding TLD domain-containing protein 2 isoform X16, with the protein product MNKKNTKKYQRDRSFSLPHFAHNINRTVLSITTDEYRKASLFTTGSFDLEFPIPDLIGTTEILTEEHREKLCTHLPARAEGYSWSLVFSTSQHGFSLNSLYRKMQRLESPVLIVIQDTDHNVFGALTSCSLHVSDHFYGTGESLLYKFNPSYKVFHWTGENLYFIKGNVDCLSIGAGDGRFGLWLDGDLNQGRSQSCSTYGNEPLSPQEDFVVKTLECWAFV
- the LOC129954025 gene encoding TLD domain-containing protein 2 isoform X13, translated to MWFFIAMVAAVGVVGAVSRKWGRWLYVRYGRFILPRSVMAPKSRPATPPLLLDESKDGGSVEGRLDESCEMLETVLSITTDEYRKASLFTTGSFDLEFPIPDLIGTTEILTEEHREKLCTHLPARAEGYSWSLVFSTSQHGFSLNSLYRKMQRLESPVLIVIQDTDHNVFGALTSCSLHVSDHFYGTGESLLYKFNPSYKVFHWTGENLYFIKGNVDCLSIGAGDGRFGLWLDGDLNQGRSQSCSTYGNEPLSPQEDFVVKTLECWAFV
- the LOC129954025 gene encoding TLD domain-containing protein 2 isoform X20, producing MQRKKVLSITTDEYRKASLFTTGSFDLEFPIPDLIGTTEILTEEHREKLCTHLPARAEGYSWSLVFSTSQHGFSLNSLYRKMQRLESPVLIVIQDTDHNVFGALTSCSLHVSDHFYGTGESLLYKFNPSYKVFHWTGENLYFIKGNVDCLSIGAGDGRFGLWLDGDLNQGRSQSCSTYGNEPLSPQEDFVVKTLECWAFV
- the LOC129954025 gene encoding TLD domain-containing protein 2 isoform X18, producing MPQLNGIASEVLSITTDEYRKASLFTTGSFDLEFPIPDLIGTTEILTEEHREKLCTHLPARAEGYSWSLVFSTSQHGFSLNSLYRKMQRLESPVLIVIQDTDHNVFGALTSCSLHVSDHFYGTGESLLYKFNPSYKVFHWTGENLYFIKGNVDCLSIGAGDGRFGLWLDGDLNQGRSQSCSTYGNEPLSPQEDFVVKTLECWAFV
- the LOC129954025 gene encoding TLD domain-containing protein 2 isoform X21: MLLVLSITTDEYRKASLFTTGSFDLEFPIPDLIGTTEILTEEHREKLCTHLPARAEGYSWSLVFSTSQHGFSLNSLYRKMQRLESPVLIVIQDTDHNVFGALTSCSLHVSDHFYGTGESLLYKFNPSYKVFHWTGENLYFIKGNVDCLSIGAGDGRFGLWLDGDLNQGRSQSCSTYGNEPLSPQEDFVVKTLECWAFV